Proteins encoded by one window of Lates calcarifer isolate ASB-BC8 linkage group LG7_1, TLL_Latcal_v3, whole genome shotgun sequence:
- the slc16a10 gene encoding monocarboxylate transporter 10 — protein sequence MGMIFFCSPIVSVFTDILGCRITAVGGAAVGLVGLLASSFVTSLGPMYFTYGIVFACGCSFAYQPSLVILGHYFKRRLGLVNGIVTAGSSIFTITLPFVLSGLLEKVGLQNTMRVLCILMFVLMLAGFTYKPLLPVKSTNTQTGRKFPPMSQVFNINIWKSLGYRIWAFGIPAALYGYFVPYVHLMKHVEERFGPEANKEVLLMCIGITSGVGRLIFGRVADYVNGVNKVYLQVTSFFVIGLMSMMIPLCNIFGGLIAVCLLMGLFDGCFICIMAPIAFELVGANDVSQAIGFLLGLMSVPMTVGPPIAGFLRDRLGNYDVAFYLAGIPPIFGGTLLCLIPWVEARRKRGKKEVQNKEQDVTQKMIEHEKAQEDAQQCKTGESVL from the exons ATGGGCATGATCTTCTTCTGTTCTCCCATTGTCAGCGTCTTCACTGACATCCTCGGCTGCAGGATTACTGCAGTGGGTGGTGCTGCTGTCGGCCTGGTCGGCCTCCTGGCCAGCTCCTTTGTCAC GTCCCTGGGTCCCATGTACTTCACCTATGGCATTGTGTTTGCTTGTGGCTGCTCTTTCGCCTACCAGCCCAGCCTCGTCATTCTGGGTCACTACTTCAAGCGGCGCCTGGGCCTGGTGAATGGCATTGTGACGGCTGGCAGCAGCATCTTCACTATTACTTTACCATTTGTGCTGTCGGGCCTGCTGGAAAAAGTTGGCCTCCAGAACACCATGCGTGTCCTCTGCATCCTCATGTTTGTGCTGATGCTGGCTGGCTTCACCTACAAGCCCCTCCTGCCCGTCAAATCCACTAACACCCAAACAGGCAGAAAGTTCCCACCCATGAGCCAGGTCTTCAACATCAACATCTGGAAGTCTTTGGGATATCGCATTTGGGCTTTCGGTATCCCTGCAGCTCTCTATGGCTACTTTGTGCCTTATGTCCACCTG ATGAAGCATGTTGAGGAGCGTTTTGGACCAGAAGCCAATAAAGAGGTTCTGCTCATGTGCATTGGCATCACATCCGGCGTAGGCCGTCTCATCTTTGGTAGGGTGGCAGACTATGTTAATGGAGTCAACAAAGTCTACCTGCAG GTGACTTCCTTCTTTGTCATTGGCCTCATGTCCATGATGATCCCTCTGTGCAACATCTTTGGCGGGCTGATTGCAGTGTGCCTGCTGATGGGATTGTTTGATGGCTGCTTCATCTGCATCATGGCCCCTATCGCCTTCGAGCTGGTTGGGGCCAATGACGTGTCCCAAGCCATTGGCTTCCTGCTGGGCCTGATGTCTGTGCCCATGACTGTGGGCCCCCCCATAGCAG GCTTCCTGAGGGACAGACTAGGTAACTACGACGTGGCCTTCTACCTGGCAGGCATCCCCCCGATCTTCGGAGGAACCTTGTTATGTTTGATACCCTGGGTGGAGGCCAGGCGCAAGAGGGGCAAGAAGGAGGTCCAGAACAAGGAGCAAGACGTCACCCAGAAGATGATAGAGCACGAGAAGGCTCAGGAAGACGCACAACAGTGCAAAACTGGAGAGTCTGTTCTTTAA